One window from the genome of Pyxicephalus adspersus chromosome 6, UCB_Pads_2.0, whole genome shotgun sequence encodes:
- the TM9SF1 gene encoding transmembrane 9 superfamily member 1 translates to MDLLHSVALLFIWLVVPPPIAGDNRYKQGDPVMMYVNKVGPYHNPQETYHYYQLPVCAPTQIRHKSLTLGEVLDGDRMAESMYKITFRVNVEREPLCELKLAVSQVEELRQAIEELYYFEFVLDDIPIRGFVGYMEESGFLPHTHKIGLWAHLDFNIEYNEDRIIFANVSVRDVKPFSLDDVREPLSLTHTYSVRWFPTTVTYERRGDRLRDNSFFPKSLEIHWLSIINSMVLVFLLLGFVVIILMRVLKSDLARYNLDEEGTDEIEQGDNGWKIIHTDVFRFPPYSSLLCAILGVGSQFLALGTGIIVMVLLGMFNVHRHGAINSAAILLYALTCCISGYVSSNFYRQLGGDRWVWNIILTTSLFSAPFFLTWSVVNSVHWANGSTQALPATTILLLLTVWLLVGFPLTVIGGIFGKNSAGNFEAPCRTKNIAREIPSQPWYKSAPIHMAIGGFLPFSAISVELYYIFATVWGREQYTLYGILFIVFAILLSVGACISVALTYFQLSGEDYRWWWRSVLSTGSTGAFIFLYSVFYYWRRSNMSGVVQSVEFFGYSFLTAFVFFLMLGTVSFTASLRFIRYIYVNLKMD, encoded by the exons ATGGATCTTCTTCATTCAGTTGCCCTCCTCTTCATTTGGCTTGTAGTTCCACCACCTATTGCTGGGGACAATCGCTACAAGCAAGGCGATCCAGTAATGATGTATGTGAACAAGGTGGGACCGTACCATAACCCACAAGAAACTTATCACTACTACCAACTTCCTGTGTGTGCCCCCACACAAATCCGCCACAAAAGCCTGACCTTGGGAGAAGTCCTGGATGGGGACCGGATGGCTGAATCTATGTACAAGATTACTTTTCGTGTTAATGTTGAGAGGGAACCTCTCTGTGAGCTTAAACTAGCTGTTAGCCAG GTAGAGGAACTTCGCCAAGCAATTGAAGAACTTTACTACTTTGAGTTTGTACTGGATGACATACCGATCCGTGGCTTTGTAGGCTACATGGAGGAGAGTGGCTTCCTGCCACACACTCATAAAATTGGCCTGTGGGCTCACTTGGACTTCAACATTGAGTATAACGAGGACCGTATCATATTTGCCAATGTTAGTGTGCGAGATGTGAAACCTTTTAGCCTAGATGATGTCAGAGAGCCTCTTAGCTTGACCCACACTTATAGTGTACGTTGGTTCCCAACCACTGTGACGTATGAAAGGCGTGGGGACCGTCTCAGGGACAACAGTTTCTTTCCCAAAAGTCTGGAGATTCATTGGCTTTCTATCATTAATTCCATGGTACTAGTATTTTTGCTTCTGGGCTTTGTGGTCATTATTCTCATGCGTGTTCTCAAGAGTGATCTGGCACGGTACAATCTAGATGAGGAAGGGACAGACGAAATAGAACAAGGTGACAATGGGTGGAAGATCATTCACACAGATGTTTTCCGGTTTCCCCCATATAGTAGTCTTTTATGTGCCATACTCGGAGTAGGTTCCCAATTCTTGGCACTTGGAACAG GTATCATAGTAATGGTACTTCTAGGAATGTTTAATGTGCACAGACATGGTGCTATAAATTCTGCTGCTATACTACTGTACGCACTTACTTGCTGTATTTCTGGCTACGTGTCAAGTAATTTCTATAGACAACTGGGTGGAGATCGTTGGGTATGGAACATTATTCTTACTACCAGTCTATTTTCAG CCCCATTTTTCCTGACCTGGAGTGTAGTGAATTCAGTTCATTGGGCCAATGGCTCAACTCAAGCTCTTCCAGCAACAACAATCCTCTTGCTTCTCACTGTGTGGCTTCTGGTTGGATTCCCACTCACTGTAATTGGAGGTATCTTTGGTAAAAATAGTGCAGGAAACTTTGAGGCTCCATGTCGGACAAAGAATATTGCTCGAGAAATCCCTTCCCaaccttggtataagtctgcaCCAATCCACATGGCTATTGGAGGCTTTCTACCTTTCAg cgcAATCTCTGTGGAACTATATTACATCTTTGCAACTGTCTGGGGCCGAGAGCAGTACACTCTATATGGGATTCTTTTCATTGTATTTGCTATTCTCTTGAGTGTAGGTGCCTGTATTTCTGTGGCACTGACATACTTCCAGCTGTCAGGTGAAGATTATCGGTGGTGGTGGAGATCAGTTCTAAGCACAGGATCTACTGgagcttttatttttctgtactctgTCTTTTACTATTGGCGTCGGTCTAACATGTCAGGGGTGGTTCAAAGTGTAGAATTCTTTGGTTACTCTTTTctgactgcatttgttttctttctcatgCTGGGAACTGTCAGCTTCACAGCATCACTTCGATTTATCCgttatatatatgtaaaccttAAGATGGACTAA